The genome window CGCCGGGGGCCTTCTGGTTCAACCGGACTTCGATATCTTCCCAGGGGATGTGTCTCCGAAGGGCGGCGCACTGACTTGCGTTCCTCTTCGGAGCCGCCAGAACGGCATCGAATGCAGCCGACAGTTTCTGCTGTTCGACCTGGAGCGCTTCAGCCAGCCAGAACAACATGGGCGCGCATTGAATGTGGTTGTAGACGTACCGGGCATCACGCGACATGTCGGGAGTGCGGCCATAGGCGCCTGGGCCGTCATATTCGGCCAACCACCCCAACCAATGTTCCTTCTGATGCCTGTACCAGGCTTTGCCGTATCCGGCTCCCTCTCTCAGCGCGGCCGCAAGCTCCTGGTGCTGTGGCGTACCGGGATCAAGCTTCCCGACGCGTCGGCGTAGCTCCTTGGGTGTCATGGAATTCACCTGAACGTCTCTGTCCTGCGCCTGTCCGCAAAGCAGCGCAGACCTTCGCGTTCAGGTCAAGGGACCGCCTGTTCTGCATCCGGAATCGCTCCCTTTCTACGCAGGGTGAGCTCAGAAGCAGCTTCTCGCTGCCCACATGCGGCCTTGCGCCTGCGCACCTGCCGACTATAACCACCCCAATTTGCAGACGGGTACGAATCCAACCGCTTCCGCGCTCCCCGGCGCAGGGGGCCCAGCAGCACGAGAGCCGGAATGCCGAAAAGAACCGATATCTCCTCCATCATGATCATCGGCGCCGGACCCATCGTGATCGGTCAGGCCTGCGAGTTCGACTATTCCGGCGCCCAGGCCTGCAAGGCGCTGAAGGAGGAAGGCTACCGGGTCATCCTCGTGAACTCCAACCCCGCCACCATCATGACCGACCCGGGCATGGCCGATGCCACCTATGTGGAGCCCATCACCCCCGAGGTCGTCGCCAAGATCATCGAGAAGGAACGCCCCGACGCGATCCTGCCGACCATGGGCGGCCAGACCGGGCTCAACACCGCCCTGGCGCTGGCCGACATGGGCGTGCTCGACAAGTTCGGCGTCGAGCTGATCGGCGCCAAGCGCGAGGCCATCGAGATGGCCGAGGACCGCAAGCTCTTCCGCGAGGCGATGGACCGCATCGGCCTGGAGAACCCCAAGGCCACCATCGCCAACACCATCCAGGAATGCCTCGACGCGCTGGAGCATGTCGGCCTGCCGGCCATCATCCGCCCGGCCTACACCCTGGGCGGCACCGGCGGCGGCGTGGCCTATAACCGCGAGGATTACGAGGCCATCTGCCGCTCGGGCCTCGATGCCTCCCCGGTGAGCCAGATCCTGATCGACGAGAGCCTGCTGGGCTGGAAGGAATTCGAGATGGAGGTGGTCCGCGACACCGCGGACAACTGCATCATCATCTGCGCCATCGAGAACATTGACCCGATGGGCGTGCACACGGGCGATTCCATCACCGTCGCCCCGGCCCTCACGCTCACCGACAAGGAATACCAGATGATGCGCAACGCCTCGATCGCGGTGCTGCGCGAGATCGGGGTGGAGACCGGCGGCTCGAACGTGCAGTTCGCGGTCCAGCCCTCCACCGGGCGCATGGTGGTGATCGAGATGAACCCGCGCGTCTCGCGCTCCTCGGCGCTGGCCTCCAAGGCCACGGGCTTCCCCATCGCCAAGGTCGCCGCGAAGCTCGCCGTGGGCTATACGCTCGACGAGCTGGACAACGACATCACCAAGGTGACGCCCGCCTCCTTCGAGCCCACCATCGACTATGTCGTCACCAAGATCCCGCGCTTTGCCTTCGAGAAGTTCCCCGGCGCCAAGGCCGAGCTCACCACCGCCATGAAGTCGGTCGGCGAGGCGATGGCCATCGGCCGCACCTTCCACGAAAGCGTGCAGAAGGCGCTCGCCTCGATGGAAACCGGCCTGTCGGGCTTCGACGAGGTGATCATCCCGGGGGATGACCGCCGCGCCGCGATGATCTCCGCACTCACCCGCGCCACGCCGGACCGGATGCGCATCATCGCCCAGGCGATGCGCGAGGGCCTGTCGGATGACGACATCCACGCCACCACCTCCTACGACCCCTGGTTCCTGGCCCGCATCCGCGAGATCGTCGAGGAGGAGGCCCGCATCCGCGAGACCGGCCTGCCCACCGAGGCCGCGGGCATGCGCGCGCTCAAGATGATGGGCTTCACCGATGCCCGGCTCGGCATGCTCACCGGCATGGAGGAGGACGCCGTGCGCCACGCCCGCCACGCGCTCGACGTGGTCGCGGTGTTCAAGCGCATCGACACCTGCGCGGCCGAGTTCGAGGCCCAGACCCCCTACATGTATTCCACCTATGAAGCCGATGCGATGGGCGAGGTGGAATGCGAGGCCCGGCCCTCGGACGCGAGGAAGGTCGTCATCCTGGGCGGCGGGCCGAACCGGATCGGCCAGGGCATCGAGTTCGACTACTGCTGCTGCCACGCCTGTTTCGCCCTCACCGGGCAGGGCTACGAGACCATCATGGTCAACTGCAACCCCGAGACCGTCTCGACCGACTACGACACCTCGGACCGGCTCTACTTCGAGCCGCTCACGATCGAATCGGTGATGGAGATCCTGCGGGTCGAGATGTCGAACGGCACGCTGCACGGGGTGATCGTGCAGTTCGGCGGCCAGACGCCGCTGAAGCTGGCCCGCGCGCTGGAGGCCGAGGGCATCCCGATCCTGGGCACCACGCCCGACGCGATCGACCTTGCGGAGGACCGCGAGCGCTTCCAGCAGCTGCTGAACCGGCTCGGCCTGAAGCAGCCGCGCAACGGCATCGCCCATTCCGCCGAAGAGGCCTTCACCATCGCGCATGAGGTCGGCTACCCGGTGGTGATCCGCCCCTCCTACGTGCTGGGCGGCCGGGCGATGGAGATCGTGCGCGAGGATGCCCAGCTCGAGCGCTACATCCGCGAGGCGGTGGTCGTCTCCGGCAAGTCTCCGGTGCTGATCGACAGCTACCTCTCCGGCGCGGTGGAGGTGGACGTGGACGCGCTGTGCGACGGCACCGACGTGCATGTGGCCGGCGTGATGGAGCATATCGAGGAGGCCGGCGTGCATTCGGGCGACAGCGCCTGCTCGCTGCCGCCCTACTCGCTCGACGCCGAGACCATCGCCGAGCTGAAGCGCCAGACCCGCGCCATGGCGCTGGGGCTGGAGGTGGTCGGGCTGATGAACGTGCAGTTCGCCATCAAGGACGGGGTGATCTACGTGCTGGAGGTGAACCCCCGCGCCTCGCGCACCGTGCCCTTCGTGGCCAAGGCCGTGGGCTCGCCCATCGCCTCCATCGCCGCACGGCTGATGGCGGGCGAGAAGCTCTCCGCCTTCGAGCTGAAGGCGCCGGAAACCCGCCACGTGGCGGTGAAGGAAGCCGTGCTGCCCTTCGCCCGCTTCCCGGGCGTCGACACGCTGCTCGGGCCCGAGATGCGCTCCACCGGCGAGGTGATGGGCATCGACACCAACTTCTCGCGCGCCTTCCTCAAGAGCCAGATGGGCGCGGGCGTGAAGCTGCCGGCCGGCGGCACCGTGTTCATCTCGATCAAGGACGCGGACAAGGGCGAGATGATCCTCGACGCCGCGCGCACCCTCGCGGACATGGGCTTCACCCTGCTCGCCACCGGCGGCACCGCGAAGTTCCTCGCCGCGGACGGCATCGCGGCGGAGCGGATCAACAAGGTCTACGAAGGCCGGCCGAACATCGTGGACCGGATGAAGGACGGCGGCGTGGCGCTGGTGTTCAACACCACCGACGGCACCCAGTCCATCAATGACAGCAAGGACATCCGCTCCATCGCGCTTTACTCGCGCATCCCCTACTACACCACCGCCGCCGGCGCGCGCGCGGCGGCCCGCGCCATCCGCAACGAGCGCGAGGGCGGCATCGAGGTGCTCTCGCTGCAGGAATACGCCCGGCTCTGATCCTGCCCCCAACCCGTGAGGCTTTCGTTAACCCCTCCCCGGCCACACTGGCCGGGAACAGGCGGGGAGGCCGGGGAATGGGGTTCATCAGGGGCGGTGGCAGCACCGTGGGCAGACGCATGGCAAGTATTCTCGGGGGGGTGGGCTCTCCCCCGGCGGGCAGCGGGTCGGTGCCTGCCGCGGTTGAGGGCCCGGATGCGCCGGCGGAGCCCCCGGGCCTCGCGGAGGAACCTCCGGCCACCGGCTGCGGGTCTCCCCCCGGCGGGATATCCGCGCTGACCTGCGAACGGTGCACGGAGCGGGAGGCTGCCACCTTCCCCCTCAGGCTCAACATGGCCTTCCAGCCCATCTTCGACCTCTCCACCGGCAGCATCTTCGCCCAGGAAGCGCTGGTGCGCGGCCCGGCCTTCGAGCCCCCTTCCGAGGTGTTCGCGGAGGTGACGGAGGAGAACCGCTACAACTTCGACCAGCTCTGCCGCACCCGCGCCATCGAATGCGCGGCGGAGCTGGGGCTTGACGGGGCGCTGTCGATCAACTTCCTGCCCAACGCCGTCTACGAGCCGGCGCATTGCATCCGGCGCACCCTCTGGGCGGCCGACAAGGCGGATTTCCCGCCGGAAAACCTGATCTTCGAGTTCACCGAGGGCGAGCAGATCCGCTCCACCGACCACCTGCTGGCCATCGTCTCGGAGTACCGGCGGCACGGCTTCCGCATCGCCATCGACGATTTCGGCGCCGGATTCGCCGGGCTCGGCCTGCTGGCGGACCTGCAGCCCGACATCCTCAAGCTCGACATGCACCTGATCCGCGGGATCGAGAGCAGCCCTGCCCGGCGCAGCATCGTCCGCGCCACCCTGCGCATCTGCAGCGATCTCGGCATCCTGGCGGTGGCCGAGGGGATCGAAACCCCCGAGGAACTGGACGAGGTGGCGGACCTCGGCGTCCACCTGGTACAGGGCTACCTCATCGCCCGCCCCAGCACCGGCCGGCTGGTTCAGGCGCATGAGATCTCCGCCGGCATCACCGAAATGATGCGCCTGATCGGCTGACCGCCGCGCCGGCATGCCGGGCGGGCCCCACGGCAGTCCGTCGCCGCAAGGGAGGCGCGCGGCCCGGCGCGACGGGCCACGGAGGCACGGCCCAGCCCCTTCCCGGTTCCAACCAGACCTCCGATTGCGGGCTGCGGGCACGCGCGCGGCCATGCGGCAGCAGCCGATGTGCATCCGCTGTCGGCCCGGCGGCAGGCGGGGGTGGTGTGCGGCGCTGCAAGTGCGATCGCGAAAGGGTCCCCCATGCATCCGGCCGCTTGCGCTTTTCGCGGCTTTGGGCAATCAGCAGCACATGGCAAAGCTCTATTTCAACTACTCCTCGATGAACGCGGGAAAGTCTGCCGTGCTGCTGCAGGCCTCGCACAACTACCGTGAGCGGGGCATGACGACCCTGCTGCTCACCGCAGCGCTCGACGACCGCGCCGGGGCGGGGCGCATCGCCTCGCGCATCGGCATCGCGGCCGAGGCGGAAACCTTCGCGCCGGGCGACGACCTCTTCGCCCGCGCCGCCGCCCGCAAGGGCATCGCCTGCGTGCTGGTCGACGAGGCGCAGTTCCTCACCGAGGTGCAGGTCTGGCAGCTCGCGCGGGTGGCGGATGATCTCGGCGTGCCGGTGATGTGCTACGGGTTGCGCACGGATTTCCGCGCGCAGCTCTTCCCCGGCTCCGCGGCCCTGCTGGCCCTGGCCGATTCGCTGCGCGAGGTGCGCACCATCTGCCATTGCGGCCGCAAGGCCACGATGGTGGTGCGCCGCGACGCCGCCGGGCGGGCCATGGCCGACGGGGCGCAGGTGCAGATCGGCGGCAATGACAGCTACGAACCGCTGTGCCGCCGCCACTGGCGGGCCGCCGTGGCGGAGGCCCGGACCGGCGCGGCGCCCGGGCCCGGCTGAGCCCTTGCCCCCGCACCGGGCATCCGCTATAGGGCGGCTTTCCGTTTCCTGCCGGGCGACGGGGCTTCGGGCATGACGCTCCACCCCGCTCAGTCTGGCGAGCACAGGACCAGTGGCCATGAGAAAAGACCTGCACCCCGCCTATCACTTCATCGACGTGAAGATGACCGACGGCACCATCGTGAAGATGCGCTCCACCTGGGGCTCCGAGGGCGACACTCTCACCCTCGACATCGACCCGAGCGTGCACCCGGCCTGGACCGGCGGCAACACCAAGCTGATGGATACCGGCGGGCGCGTCTCGAAGTTCAAGAGCAAGTACGCCGGCCTCGAGCTCTGAGCCATTCGGCCTTGCCGACACTGCCCGAAGGCCCGCGCCCCCGCGCGGGCCTTTGCGCGTTCCGCCCCGCGCGCAGCGGTGCAGGGGCGCATTCCGGCCGGCCCGCGCCGCGGCGCCGGGGCCCGGATGCGCGGCCTCAGTAACTGCGCCGCATGACCAGCGCGTCCACCCTCTGCGCGCCGCGGCCGTAGTAGCCGTAGCGCCGGCCCACCAGCGCCCAGCCGGCACGCAGGTAGAGCGCGCGGGCAGGCGCGTTGGCTTCGGAGACCTCGAGGAAGGCCTCCTCGGCCCTGTCGGCCAGGGCGCGGGCGTCGAAGGCCGTCAGCAGGCGCAGGGCCAGCCCCTGCCGCCGCCGCTCCGGCACCACGGCGAGGGTGATCAGCTCGGCCTCGCCGCCCGCCACCCGGCCGAGCGCGAAGCCCCCCGGCACGCTCACCTGCCAGGCCCCGAGTGACAGCACATCGGCGAATTCCGCAGCGCTCCACGGGCGCGGGTGCGCGTCGAAACACTGCGCGTGCAGGAGCGCCATCGCCTCGGGGGTCATGGGAGGGCTGTCCGTCCGGGTCACGGCGCGCACCGCGCATCGGGCGCCGGGCGCGGGTCACGAAGCGCGGTCACGGCAGGATCACCGGCGGCTGCTCGGAGGGCAGCGCGGCATCAGCGGCGCGCAGGTAGAGCGGCGCCGGGCGCGGCCCGGGCGTGGCAAGGCGGCTCAGCGCGATCCGGGCCAGCGCCACTGGATCGGGCGCATCGCCCTGCCCCGCCGCACGCGCGCCCAGCCGGGCGGCGAGCGGCTCCGCCTCCGCGCCCACGATCGTGAGCCCGTCCGGCCAGGTTTCGGCGGCAAGCGTGTCGGCATCGGTCATCCGGGGCGCTTCGGCCGCGCCGGCGCCGAAGAGCTGCGCGTAGAACCGGCCCTGCCGCGCGTCGACCAGTGCGAGCACCGGCCCGTCATGGCCCGCGGCCAGCGCCTCCAGCCGGCTCACGCCGATGGCCGGCCGGCCCAGCGACAGCGCCAGCCCGCGCGCGGTGGCCACGGAGATCCGCACCCCGGTGAAGTTTCCGGGCCCGGTGCACACGCCGATGCCGGCCAGGTCCGCCCAGCGGGCACCGCCCTCGGCCAGCACCTCCTCCAGCAGCGGCACCAGGCGCTCGGCCTGGCCGCGGGCCATGGGCTCGGTGCGGCTGGCCGCCACACGCTCACCGCAAAGCAAAGCGGCCGCGCAATGCGCGGCCGATGTGTCGAAGGCCAGAAGCAGTGGTTCAGGCGGCAACGGGCCGCACCTCGGTCACTTCCGGGATGTAGTGGCGCAGCAGGTTCTCGATGCCCATTTTCAGGGTCATGGTCGAGGACGGGCAGCCGGCGCAGGCGCCCTGCATGTGCAGGTAGACCACGCCGCGCTCGAAGCCGTGGAAGGTGATGTCGCCACCGTCCTGCGCCACGGCCGGGCGCACGCGGGTGTCGAGCAGTTCCTTGATCTGGCTGACGATCGCGCCGTCCGGCCCGTCATGCTCGGCATGGCCGGAGGCGGAGTTGTCGCCCTCGATCGCGGGCGCGCCGGACTGGAAGTGCTCCATGATCGCGCCGAGGATGGCCGGCTTGATATGGGCCCAGTCCACGAGGTCGGACTTGGTGACGGTGACGAAATCCTGGCCGAGGAACACTCCGGACACGCCTTCGACATCGAAGATGCGCCGGGCAAGCGGCGAGGTGGCCGCTGCGTCCGAGCTGGGGAAATCGGCCGTGCCGGCCTGCATGACGGTCTCGCCGGGCAGGAACTTCAGCGTGGCCGGGTTCGGGGTGGATTCGGTCTGGATGAACATGAGTCGAGCCTCCGGTTTCGAGCCGTAATGTGAGCCTTCGGAGGCCGGAAATCAAGAATGATTCCAAACTGGCGAAATCTGTCCGGGCCGCGGCCCCGCCGCAACCGCCGGCCGGAGGGGGCTCAGGCCACGAGGCGGAAGGCCTCCGGGTAATGCACCCGGCCGTGTTCGCGCCCCGTGAGCACGCCCTCGGGGTCGAACGCCATGAAGGCCCGGCCCGCCCAGGGGAAGGGCGAGATCAGCGGCCTCGTCGCCTCCCAGGAGAAGCCGAAGCGCGAATACCACTCCGGCGCGCCCAGCACGAGCACCGGGCCCGCGGCCGCCGCCAGACCGGCGCGCACCAGCGCCGCGCCGACGCCCCGGCGCTGGTGATCCGGCGAGACGGAGACCGGGGCCAGCGCCTGCGCCGCAAGCTCCGCCTCGGCGAAGACCAGCCGCAGCGGGCTGAACATCACGTGGCCGCAGAGCGTGCCCGTGTCCGTCTCGGCCACCAGCGCCTGCGAGACCTCGCCGCTGCCGCGCAGGGCCGCGACCAGCGCCGCCTCCCCCGGTCGCCCGAACGCCGCCGCGACAAGGGCCGCCACGGCGGCGGTGTCGCGGGGCTCTTCGGGGCGGATCCGGGGGGTCATGTCAGCGGCTCCTCACCATTCCGACGATCTCGTAGGTCTTCGCGAGGATCGGCTCCGCGATCTCCGCAGCCTGGTCGGCGCCGCGCCCGAGGATCCGGTCGATCTCGGCCACGTCGCCCATCAGCTCGCGCATCTTCGCCGAGATCGGGGAAATGGAGGCGACGGTGAGATCCGCCAGCGCCGGCTTGAACTCGGAGAACGCCTTTCCGCCATGCTCGGCCAGCACCGCCTCGGGGCTGAGGCCGGAGAGCGCGGCGTAGATGTTCACCAGGTTGCGGGCCTCGGCGCGGCCCTCCAGACCGTCCATCTCCGAGGGCAGCGGCTCGGGGTCCGTCCGGGCCTTGCGTATCTTCTGGGAGATGGCGTCGGCATCGTCGGTGAGGTTGATGCGGCTCATGTCCGAGGGGTCGGATTTCGACATCTTCTTGGTGCCGTCGCGCAGCGACATCACCCGCGTGGCGGTGCCCTCGATCACCGGCTCGGGCATGGGGAAGAAATCCGGCACGCCGTAATCGTTGTTGAACTTGGCGGCGATGTCGCGGGTGAGCTCGACATGCTGCTTCTGGTCCTCGCCCACCGGCACGTGGGTGGCGTGGTAGAGCAGGATGTCGGCGGCCATCAGGTTCGGGTAGACGTAGAGCCCGGTGGAGACGCGCTCGCGGTCCTTGCCGGCCTTGTCCTTGAACTGGGTCATGCGGTTGAGCCAGCCGAGGCGGGCGACGCAGTTGAAGATCCAGGCGAGCTGCGCGTGCTGGGGCACCTGGGACTGGTTGAACAGGATGGAGCGCGCGGGGTCGAGCCCGCAGGCAAGGAAGGCGGCGGCCAGTTCGCGCGTGGCGCGGCGCAGCTGTTCGGGGTCCTGCCAGACGGTGATCGCGTGGAGGTCGACGACGCAGTAGATCGTCTGCCAGTCCTGGTCCTGCATCTCGACGAAGCGCTTCACCGCGCCGAGGTAATTGCCGAGGGTGAGGTTTCCGGTGGGCTGGACACCGGAGAAGATACGCCGCGTGTGGACCGCTTGCGTCATGTCGGGACACTCCTGAGATCAGTTGGAGCGCGGTTATCGCGCGCGGAGGGTCGGCTGGTCAACCGTTCGCGCGGCGGAACCGCCCTCCCGGGGAGAGGCGCCGGACGTCTGGCCCCGGCGGAGAGGGGCGACCCCGCCTGCGGCCCGACGCGGCGCGAGCATCCCCTGCCCCGGCGCGGCCTGACGATCTTGTGCCCCCGCCCGCGCGTCGGCCACCTTGTGCCCGGGCGCGAAGCGACTACGTTGCCACCCCATGAGCATTGACCCCGACAGCCCCCCGCCGCGCCGCCCGCTGCCGCCGCGCCCCGCCTCCGGACGCCCCGCCGTCGGCCCCGGCTCCGTGCCCGGGCCCATCTGGCTGCTGGTGGGGATCTGCGCGGCCATAGAACTGGCGCTCACCGCCGCCGACAACGGGCTGATCGGCGCGCCGGACTGGCGGCAATGGGCGGTGGCCTACGGCGGGTTCCACACGCCGCTGATCAGCGGCAGCTGGGCGCCGCTGTTCGAGGGGCAGCGCTGGACGATGTTCCTCACCCATGCCTTCCTGCACGGCGACCTGATGCACATGGTGATGAACATGGTCGTGGTCCTCGCGCTCGGGAAGCTGCTCTCGGGCATCATCGGGCCGTGGCGCACGGTGGCGACCTTCCTGGTCACCGCGGTGGGCGGCGGGGCGGTCTTCGCGCTGCTCAACACCTCCGGCGCGCCGATGGTGGGCGCCTCCGGAGCCGCCTTCGGCTTCATCGGGGTGTGGAAATACGCCGAGTGGTACGGCCGCCGGCAGGCCGGCGCGCCCCTGCAGCCGCTGCTGGCATCGCTGGGCGCGCTGGTGATCGCCAACGTGGCGATCTGGTTCTACCTCGAGGGGCTGCTGGCCTGGGAGGCGCATCTGGGCGGCTTCGTCACCGGCTGGGCCATGGGCTGGATGTGGCGCATCACCGCCCCCGACGCAGGGCGCCCCGCAGCTCCGCCCGCGTGACGGCCCCGGTGAGCGCGCAGGCCGCCGCGTAGGCGCCCATGCCTGCCAGCACCAGCCCGGCCAGCGCGGGGTAGCGCAGCGCAGGGTCCGCCAGTGCCGGGCCCAGCGCCCCGGCCAGCCCCAGCAGCACCGCGGCCATCACCAGCGCCGCGAGCAGCAGCCGCGGCAGGCGCCGCCGCAGCGTGGCATCCGGCGTGGCGGCGTCGCCATAGGCGCGCGCGCCGTTCCACAGCAGGGCCATGTTCACCCAGCCCGCCGCCGTGGTGGCCACCGCGGCGGAGAGGTAGCCGATGACCGGCGCCAGCCCGATGGCCACCGCCGCGTTCACCGCCATGGCCACCAGCGCGAAGCGGAACGGGGCGCGGGTGTCCTCCCGGGCGAAGAACACCGGCGAGAGCACCTTCTGCATCACGAAGGCGGGCAGCCC of Paroceanicella profunda contains these proteins:
- the trpS gene encoding tryptophan--tRNA ligase; translation: MTQAVHTRRIFSGVQPTGNLTLGNYLGAVKRFVEMQDQDWQTIYCVVDLHAITVWQDPEQLRRATRELAAAFLACGLDPARSILFNQSQVPQHAQLAWIFNCVARLGWLNRMTQFKDKAGKDRERVSTGLYVYPNLMAADILLYHATHVPVGEDQKQHVELTRDIAAKFNNDYGVPDFFPMPEPVIEGTATRVMSLRDGTKKMSKSDPSDMSRINLTDDADAISQKIRKARTDPEPLPSEMDGLEGRAEARNLVNIYAALSGLSPEAVLAEHGGKAFSEFKPALADLTVASISPISAKMRELMGDVAEIDRILGRGADQAAEIAEPILAKTYEIVGMVRSR
- a CDS encoding NifU family protein, producing MFIQTESTPNPATLKFLPGETVMQAGTADFPSSDAAATSPLARRIFDVEGVSGVFLGQDFVTVTKSDLVDWAHIKPAILGAIMEHFQSGAPAIEGDNSASGHAEHDGPDGAIVSQIKELLDTRVRPAVAQDGGDITFHGFERGVVYLHMQGACAGCPSSTMTLKMGIENLLRHYIPEVTEVRPVAA
- a CDS encoding GNAT family N-acetyltransferase, with amino-acid sequence MTPRIRPEEPRDTAAVAALVAAAFGRPGEAALVAALRGSGEVSQALVAETDTGTLCGHVMFSPLRLVFAEAELAAQALAPVSVSPDHQRRGVGAALVRAGLAAAAGPVLVLGAPEWYSRFGFSWEATRPLISPFPWAGRAFMAFDPEGVLTGREHGRVHYPEAFRLVA
- the tsaB gene encoding tRNA (adenosine(37)-N6)-threonylcarbamoyltransferase complex dimerization subunit type 1 TsaB, which codes for MPPEPLLLAFDTSAAHCAAALLCGERVAASRTEPMARGQAERLVPLLEEVLAEGGARWADLAGIGVCTGPGNFTGVRISVATARGLALSLGRPAIGVSRLEALAAGHDGPVLALVDARQGRFYAQLFGAGAAEAPRMTDADTLAAETWPDGLTIVGAEAEPLAARLGARAAGQGDAPDPVALARIALSRLATPGPRPAPLYLRAADAALPSEQPPVILP
- a CDS encoding rhomboid family intramembrane serine protease produces the protein MSIDPDSPPPRRPLPPRPASGRPAVGPGSVPGPIWLLVGICAAIELALTAADNGLIGAPDWRQWAVAYGGFHTPLISGSWAPLFEGQRWTMFLTHAFLHGDLMHMVMNMVVVLALGKLLSGIIGPWRTVATFLVTAVGGGAVFALLNTSGAPMVGASGAAFGFIGVWKYAEWYGRRQAGAPLQPLLASLGALVIANVAIWFYLEGLLAWEAHLGGFVTGWAMGWMWRITAPDAGRPAAPPA
- a CDS encoding thymidine kinase — its product is MAKLYFNYSSMNAGKSAVLLQASHNYRERGMTTLLLTAALDDRAGAGRIASRIGIAAEAETFAPGDDLFARAAARKGIACVLVDEAQFLTEVQVWQLARVADDLGVPVMCYGLRTDFRAQLFPGSAALLALADSLREVRTICHCGRKATMVVRRDAAGRAMADGAQVQIGGNDSYEPLCRRHWRAAVAEARTGAAPGPG
- a CDS encoding EAL domain-containing protein; protein product: MAFQPIFDLSTGSIFAQEALVRGPAFEPPSEVFAEVTEENRYNFDQLCRTRAIECAAELGLDGALSINFLPNAVYEPAHCIRRTLWAADKADFPPENLIFEFTEGEQIRSTDHLLAIVSEYRRHGFRIAIDDFGAGFAGLGLLADLQPDILKLDMHLIRGIESSPARRSIVRATLRICSDLGILAVAEGIETPEELDEVADLGVHLVQGYLIARPSTGRLVQAHEISAGITEMMRLIG
- the carB gene encoding carbamoyl-phosphate synthase large subunit yields the protein MPKRTDISSIMIIGAGPIVIGQACEFDYSGAQACKALKEEGYRVILVNSNPATIMTDPGMADATYVEPITPEVVAKIIEKERPDAILPTMGGQTGLNTALALADMGVLDKFGVELIGAKREAIEMAEDRKLFREAMDRIGLENPKATIANTIQECLDALEHVGLPAIIRPAYTLGGTGGGVAYNREDYEAICRSGLDASPVSQILIDESLLGWKEFEMEVVRDTADNCIIICAIENIDPMGVHTGDSITVAPALTLTDKEYQMMRNASIAVLREIGVETGGSNVQFAVQPSTGRMVVIEMNPRVSRSSALASKATGFPIAKVAAKLAVGYTLDELDNDITKVTPASFEPTIDYVVTKIPRFAFEKFPGAKAELTTAMKSVGEAMAIGRTFHESVQKALASMETGLSGFDEVIIPGDDRRAAMISALTRATPDRMRIIAQAMREGLSDDDIHATTSYDPWFLARIREIVEEEARIRETGLPTEAAGMRALKMMGFTDARLGMLTGMEEDAVRHARHALDVVAVFKRIDTCAAEFEAQTPYMYSTYEADAMGEVECEARPSDARKVVILGGGPNRIGQGIEFDYCCCHACFALTGQGYETIMVNCNPETVSTDYDTSDRLYFEPLTIESVMEILRVEMSNGTLHGVIVQFGGQTPLKLARALEAEGIPILGTTPDAIDLAEDRERFQQLLNRLGLKQPRNGIAHSAEEAFTIAHEVGYPVVIRPSYVLGGRAMEIVREDAQLERYIREAVVVSGKSPVLIDSYLSGAVEVDVDALCDGTDVHVAGVMEHIEEAGVHSGDSACSLPPYSLDAETIAELKRQTRAMALGLEVVGLMNVQFAIKDGVIYVLEVNPRASRTVPFVAKAVGSPIASIAARLMAGEKLSAFELKAPETRHVAVKEAVLPFARFPGVDTLLGPEMRSTGEVMGIDTNFSRAFLKSQMGAGVKLPAGGTVFISIKDADKGEMILDAARTLADMGFTLLATGGTAKFLAADGIAAERINKVYEGRPNIVDRMKDGGVALVFNTTDGTQSINDSKDIRSIALYSRIPYYTTAAGARAAARAIRNEREGGIEVLSLQEYARL
- a CDS encoding GNAT family N-acetyltransferase, whose product is MTPEAMALLHAQCFDAHPRPWSAAEFADVLSLGAWQVSVPGGFALGRVAGGEAELITLAVVPERRRQGLALRLLTAFDARALADRAEEAFLEVSEANAPARALYLRAGWALVGRRYGYYGRGAQRVDALVMRRSY
- the rpmE gene encoding 50S ribosomal protein L31, with product MRKDLHPAYHFIDVKMTDGTIVKMRSTWGSEGDTLTLDIDPSVHPAWTGGNTKLMDTGGRVSKFKSKYAGLEL